The genomic window ACGGGAGTATAAGGGCCAGCACTGGTATTTTCAAAGCGTCCATGCTGAATGGTTAGCGGTGCTGCTTGTAACTCATCAAAAATCAAGGTTCCCTCACTCCCGACGACGCACAGGCGACGCTGTTTATCAGGATTCAACCAGCACAGATGAATGAAGGCTTGAAAGCCACTGGGGTAGGTGAGTGTCGCCCAAACAAGGTCTCTTAAAGGATGAAGAATCTGGGGTGAGGGAGGAGTGTGAGAATTGACTTCATCTTTCATTCTGGCTTCTTGGTGCAAAAAGACGGTGCCGCTAGCTTGCACCTGAGTTGGCGTTGCCTGAAGCCAATTGTTGAAAATATTAATGTCGTGGATGGCTAAGTCCCAGAGTGCGTCAACATCCTGGCGCACAGGGCTTAAGTGGGTACGGGTGGCGTAGCCATAGCGCAAATCTCCGAGAATTCCAGATTGGATTGCGGTTTTGCCGCGTTCAACTGCTGGGTGAAACAAATAGGTGTGGTCTACGAAGAGTTGCCGGTGTTGTTGTTCTGCTAATCGGCACAGCTCCAAGGATTCAGCCGGA from Coleofasciculus sp. FACHB-1120 includes these protein-coding regions:
- a CDS encoding Gfo/Idh/MocA family oxidoreductase; the encoded protein is MKTGIAVLGAGRWGVHLVRNFLEHPQSRLVAVLDPNLERLEALRERFKLDDSVLLTTEWSQVQQMSEVEAVAIATPATTHYTLIADALRQGYHVLSEKPLTLDPAESLELCRLAEQQHRQLFVDHTYLFHPAVERGKTAIQSGILGDLRYGYATRTHLSPVRQDVDALWDLAIHDINIFNNWLQATPTQVQASGTVFLHQEARMKDEVNSHTPPSPQILHPLRDLVWATLTYPSGFQAFIHLCWLNPDKQRRLCVVGSEGTLIFDELQAAPLTIQHGRFENTSAGPYTPVNQSQEVLNIEPGEPLGRVCDRFLSCIHQNQSSEISSGWVGAQLVQILRCLSESLQQGGLTITVPQSIKN